Proteins co-encoded in one Centroberyx gerrardi isolate f3 chromosome 18, fCenGer3.hap1.cur.20231027, whole genome shotgun sequence genomic window:
- the rpl7l1 gene encoding 60S ribosomal protein L7-like 1 isoform X2, which yields MAEPEPEYVIKLVPEYLLKRRKAYQAIKATQAKLALLEKRKVSKGKPLKFKRLEDFLKDSHRSHRDETRIRRAEQRPAAPLLPAKSKLAFAVRIREVKGVSPKVMKVVQMLRLRKIFSGAFVKINKTSVAMMKMVEPYVAWGFPNLKSVRELILKRGQTKIGRRRVPLTDNTLIEQHMGKHGIICLEDLIHEIYSVGKSFRPANNFLLPFKLSVARHAARDKAGLLKDLGNPGFRGTDINSIVRQLN from the exons ATGGCAGAACCTGAACCTGAGTAT GTGATCAAGTTGGTTCCTGAGTACCTTCTGAAAAGGAGAAAGGCATACCAGGCCATCAAAGCCACGCAAGCCAAGCTTGCACTGCTTGAGAAGAGAAAG GTATCAAAAGGCAAACCGTTGAAGTTCAAGCGTTTGGAAGACTTCTTGAAAGACAGCCACCGGTCGCATCGTGATGAAACTCGCATCCGGAGAGCTGAACAGAGACCGGCCGCCCCTCTGCTTCCTGCTAAGAGCAAACTGGCCTTCGCAGTCCGCATCAGAGA GGTCAAAGGCGTCAGTCCCAAAGTGATGAAAGTGGTCCAGATGTTGAGGCTGAGGAAGATCTTCAGCGGGGCCTTCGTCAAAATCAACAAGACTTCGGTAGCCATGATGAAGATGGTGGAGCCCTATGTGGCCTGGGG ATTTCCCAATTTGAAGTCTGTGCGTGAGCTCATTCTGAAGAGGGGGCAGACCAAGATAGGCAGACGGCGAGTTCCTCTCACGGACAACACCCTCATTGAGCAGCACATGG GTAAACACGGCATCATCTGCTTAGAGGACCTGATCCACGAGATCTACTCCGTTGGTAAGAGCTTCCGGCCCGCcaacaacttcctgttgccgtTCAAGCTGTCAGTGGCTCGTCACGCTGCCAGGGATAAGGCCGGTCTCTTGAAGGACCTCGGAAACCCCGGATTCAGGGGGACAGACATTAACTCTATCGTCAGGCAACTCAACTGA
- the rpl7l1 gene encoding 60S ribosomal protein L7-like 1 isoform X1, which translates to MAEPEPEVKKVIKLVPEYLLKRRKAYQAIKATQAKLALLEKRKVSKGKPLKFKRLEDFLKDSHRSHRDETRIRRAEQRPAAPLLPAKSKLAFAVRIREVKGVSPKVMKVVQMLRLRKIFSGAFVKINKTSVAMMKMVEPYVAWGFPNLKSVRELILKRGQTKIGRRRVPLTDNTLIEQHMGKHGIICLEDLIHEIYSVGKSFRPANNFLLPFKLSVARHAARDKAGLLKDLGNPGFRGTDINSIVRQLN; encoded by the exons ATGGCAGAACCTGAACCTGA AGTGAAAAAGGTGATCAAGTTGGTTCCTGAGTACCTTCTGAAAAGGAGAAAGGCATACCAGGCCATCAAAGCCACGCAAGCCAAGCTTGCACTGCTTGAGAAGAGAAAG GTATCAAAAGGCAAACCGTTGAAGTTCAAGCGTTTGGAAGACTTCTTGAAAGACAGCCACCGGTCGCATCGTGATGAAACTCGCATCCGGAGAGCTGAACAGAGACCGGCCGCCCCTCTGCTTCCTGCTAAGAGCAAACTGGCCTTCGCAGTCCGCATCAGAGA GGTCAAAGGCGTCAGTCCCAAAGTGATGAAAGTGGTCCAGATGTTGAGGCTGAGGAAGATCTTCAGCGGGGCCTTCGTCAAAATCAACAAGACTTCGGTAGCCATGATGAAGATGGTGGAGCCCTATGTGGCCTGGGG ATTTCCCAATTTGAAGTCTGTGCGTGAGCTCATTCTGAAGAGGGGGCAGACCAAGATAGGCAGACGGCGAGTTCCTCTCACGGACAACACCCTCATTGAGCAGCACATGG GTAAACACGGCATCATCTGCTTAGAGGACCTGATCCACGAGATCTACTCCGTTGGTAAGAGCTTCCGGCCCGCcaacaacttcctgttgccgtTCAAGCTGTCAGTGGCTCGTCACGCTGCCAGGGATAAGGCCGGTCTCTTGAAGGACCTCGGAAACCCCGGATTCAGGGGGACAGACATTAACTCTATCGTCAGGCAACTCAACTGA